The nucleotide sequence catacacacacacacacacacacacacacacacatatatatatatatatatatatatatatatatatatatgcctatatatatgtataatatatatatatatacatatatatatatatatatatatatgtatttatatatatatatatatatatatatattgttaatattgtcattattgttattatgacgatattatcatccttattttcattatcattgctgttgttattattactattattactattattattattgttgccattattattgtcattatcatattttttatcatccatattttcattatcattgttactgttattattattattattattgttactattattatcattattattatcattactattattattgttgttatcattattgatatcactattatcttcattagtattttattattattattatcattattattattattattattatcattattgacatcatcattattattaatattatgatcattatttttattactatcattattgttggaggtattgtttcttttatcattattataattatttttattattactattaacattcatagaattagcagtaatagtagtagtagtagcagtagtaatattgttattattatcattattgttattatcatgatcattattacaattatcattattacttctactgttatcttctttcttacttttaccattattattgctaatattcttcttactagtatcattatctttgttatcatcatcattatcattcccttaAACATACAAGAagcaaaaaacatttatttaatgTGAAAACCGCCTCCTGTCTCACAGTACACGGTCGAGGGCGTTGTCTCCCGCCTGCGTTACGTGGCCTACTCCGCCCGCGACTACGGCACGGTGTTCTGCTGGGCGTCTAATCTCGTGGGCGCGCAAGAAGACCCCTGTGCCTTTGTTCTACAGCCCGCTGGTATGTCACATCCCCCTCTGGTGTGTCTTCTTTGGCCTTTCAATTAGaggatctgtctgtctttctgtcaattGATCTGTAgggatatgctttttttttttatgtatacgtatggTTGTATGTACACGCACGTTAAAAGgagcacactcatacatacaaaagcgtgtacacgcacactcacacgcacacgcacacttaggtactcccacaaacacacacacgcacacacacacacacacacacacacacacacacacacacacacacacacacacacacacacacacacacacacacacacacacatacacacatacacacacacacacacactcaggaatGCAGATggacataaagataaatagttagaAAAAACAGTGTTTGTCCTGAATCTCATGGCAATATAATCAACAATAAAcagttactatcattttcatagaACTATAAATGACATTCAACAAACACCTTTCATTTTATAAAATTTAAgaattatctatttctatttctacgtgtgtgtttatgtaagcacAATATTATGCCCTATATGCAGGTATATCTCTCCTCCTTTGCCTTCCACCCTTTTCAAAAATGTACACTGCgagaatattaatagtagtagtaacagcagtattagcagtattagtagtagtaatagagtagtagtagtaatagtagtagtagtagtagtagtagtactactgctattactactaataataataatgataagagtaatgataataacaatattaatattaacaataataatagtattgatgatttaggatgataataataataaaacaatattaacagtagtggtaatgatagcgataatgataataacaataataataataataacagtaaagatggtatatgataatagcataataataataataattccgataagaaaaagaagatgagcaatagtaataacaccatATTCAACACAACCAAATAAaccaccaaaataaataaataagcttaAAGATTACGCAAAACTAACATTCCTCTTCTGTTCTGTCTCAAAGGCGCCCCAGACAGCGTGCATGATTGTGTGTTGACTAACCAATCAGCGGGTTCACTCCACATCACGTGCAAGGCAGGGGCCGACGGTGGACTCACGCAGAAATTCCGGTATGTACGAAGGAaattagaaatagatagaaaaaaataagaacaaaatagaaaaaaaaaggtaaggagtttaaataataataataataatcagagagaaaaaaaaatagcgaaaatatcaaagaaaacaataaaaacggggaaaaaaataaaaacaataaaaaataaaagaatatgaaaaagagagaagcgaaaaagactaatagataaaaatatataattatgtgtgtgacTGCACGCTTTCCTTCGTCACGAAATCGTGCGTCCCCACATCACGCACGCTAAACAATACAAAGGAACATTTAATCGCATTACTCACATTTCAGCCCTTTATCTGCCCCCTCTTCGTACATAATGTCTGCCCCCAACGGTAATAAACATGACAAATGCTTAATCAACTTATCTTCAACTCAATGCTGACGAAAATTCACGAGAATTGTATTTGTCCAACTTACAGCACACCAAAGGCACCTTAGCATAATTCCTCTGTCTCCTACCATTGTGGTCTGTAAGCAAAATATAATCAGCTTATGTCTGCCATTGTGTTGTATAACCAACTTTAAACTGTCACTGTCTAAGATCCAgcatctctttcttctatcttcttctaattattctttatctatctatctatctgcctgtccatgTCTATCTAACTTACCTATTatacttttgtttattattaatctcactctctccgcttcctcactcctttttctcttcacctttctcctcttcctctcttcttctactcactcttcctctcccatcctcttcctctcttcacctaccttctcctccttccccctaccttctctctatttctctctcctcctactgcAATCTCCactacctttttctctcctctcttctcctcttttctctcttccttctcgccccATCTCCTccatgtttcctcttcctcctcatctcctcctcctccctctctccctttatctctctttcctctctccctcctatactCTTCGCCCATCCCCTCCATATATCCTCTCCATCCACTCCATAGTCTCTTCCATTCTGTCTtcaattcctccttccctcttcctcctaccttcttcgttctctcctcctcctcttcctttctttcctcatcctctctcttcctctcttctccttcctctttaatttctccttcctcttcctcctacgttctttcttcctctcttccccattcctctcttcctctcttctccctcttttcgccCCACCCTCACAGCACCGTCGACCATGAATATGTACTATATCTCTCCTCCACTGCTTCATAGCTCTTCCCTCCGTCTTTCAAATttcaccatccctcctccactctttcgttctttctctctctcctctcttcctctcccctctcttcctctctcctcctccctctcttcctctcttcctcttcctctttctatttcactccttcccctccttcctctacctcttcgttttttcttcctctctccttccttcctgctcttcctatttcctcccttcccctttcctcctacttctttcttcccctcttcctctcttcctcctcctctcgccccacCCCATACACAGCACCGTACGACGCATGGAATATGTAACATATAGTCTCTCCTCCAACTGTCTTCATAGTCTCCGGAGTGTCCACAGTCAACCCAGCCAGCAGAAAGCAGCAGCGGGGCGGTGTCTCCCCTGCTGAGCGTGTTCCTGGGTATCGTGGCGCTTTCATCctgctggcggcggcggcggttttTCATTTACCCGGAGGCACTGCTCTAGGGTCCGGCAGGAAGCCCGATCTCGTGCGGGTCAAGGTGGGATGAGATTAAGTTGttggatgttttttgttttgttgttttatgttatgcagaagtttttttttttttttttaagacttaagagcgttttttttttttgtttttattgttttttgttcttgtcctCATCATGAACACgattactatcatattttttccATATCCCTCTAATTCTTTTTACTAAattctcatcaccattattatcaatactcatcacatcatcattatcttttatcctttaatcatcattatcaacatcatcataacatTTCAGTACATCTCACcatcttattcatcatcatattatcatcaaaatatttaaaatttatatccAATATTACACTCGTCATCATTAAAGCATTCTATCATATCCTCATAACATTAACcaaatctccctctcttccttactctccatCTAAtccct is from Penaeus chinensis breed Huanghai No. 1 chromosome 36, ASM1920278v2, whole genome shotgun sequence and encodes:
- the LOC125045139 gene encoding uncharacterized protein LOC125045139, which translates into the protein MCAQGRVTVTAVEGEVVTLRCEVDAYPANVTFHWLFNNTVDSTRFRKSEYTVEGVVSRLRYVAYSARDYGTVFCWASNLVGAQEDPCAFVLQPAGAPDSVHDCVLTNQSAGSLHITCKAGADGGLTQKFRYVRRKLEIDRKK